From the genome of Geminocystis herdmanii PCC 6308, one region includes:
- a CDS encoding glucose-1-phosphate adenylyltransferase, with protein sequence MKKVLGIILGGGAGTRLYPLTKLRAKPAVPLAGKYRLIDIPISNCINSEILKIYVLTQFNSASLNRHISRAYNFSGFSDGFVEVLAAQQTKENPEWFQGTADAVRQYLWLFQEWDIDEYIILSGDHLYRMDYTKFVEHHRKTGADITLSVVPIDEKRASAFGLMKIDDTGRIIDFSEKPEGDELKKMAVDTSILGLSPDKAQESPYIASMGIYVFKKEVLEKLLQDNPSQTDFGKEIIPAAAQDYRVQAYLYKGYWEDIGTIEAFYEANLALTNQPRPDFSFYDEKAPIYTRSRYLPPTKLLNSQVTQSIIGEGCIIKECRINHCVLGVRTRIESNCIVEDSLLMGADFYESGAIRQSKIDQGGIPVGIGSDSTIRRAIVDKNARIGKNVIITNKDRVEEANREDEGFLIRSGIVVVIKNATISDNTVI encoded by the coding sequence ATGAAAAAAGTACTCGGAATTATTTTAGGCGGTGGCGCTGGTACACGATTATATCCTCTCACAAAGTTACGGGCAAAACCAGCAGTACCTTTAGCGGGAAAATATCGTTTAATTGATATTCCTATTAGTAACTGTATTAATTCCGAAATATTAAAAATTTATGTTTTAACTCAATTTAATTCGGCTTCTTTGAATCGTCATATCAGTCGTGCTTATAATTTTTCAGGGTTTAGCGATGGTTTTGTGGAAGTATTAGCTGCCCAACAAACTAAAGAAAATCCAGAGTGGTTTCAAGGTACTGCGGATGCTGTACGTCAATATTTATGGCTGTTTCAAGAGTGGGATATTGATGAATATATTATCCTGTCGGGAGATCATCTCTATCGTATGGATTATACGAAATTTGTGGAACATCACCGCAAAACGGGTGCAGATATTACTTTATCTGTTGTACCCATTGACGAAAAAAGAGCTTCTGCTTTTGGGTTAATGAAAATTGATGATACTGGACGCATTATCGATTTTAGCGAAAAACCTGAAGGGGATGAGTTGAAAAAAATGGCGGTGGATACTTCTATTTTAGGTTTGAGTCCCGATAAAGCTCAAGAAAGCCCTTATATTGCTTCTATGGGTATTTATGTGTTTAAAAAAGAAGTTTTAGAAAAACTTTTACAAGACAACCCCAGTCAAACAGATTTCGGTAAGGAAATTATCCCTGCGGCGGCTCAAGATTATCGAGTACAAGCCTATTTATATAAAGGTTACTGGGAAGACATCGGTACGATCGAGGCATTTTATGAGGCAAATTTAGCCTTAACCAACCAACCAAGACCAGATTTTAGTTTCTATGATGAAAAAGCTCCTATTTACACCCGTTCTCGTTATCTTCCTCCCACTAAGTTATTAAATTCTCAAGTAACTCAATCGATTATCGGGGAAGGTTGCATTATTAAAGAATGTCGTATTAATCATTGTGTTTTAGGTGTAAGAACGAGAATTGAGTCAAATTGTATCGTAGAAGATAGCTTATTAATGGGTGCAGACTTTTATGAATCTGGTGCTATCAGACAGAGTAAAATAGATCAAGGAGGTATCCCCGTAGGAATTGGCTCTGATTCTACCATCAGACGTGCGATCGTTGATAAAAATGCCCGAATTGGTAAAAACGTCATTATCACCAATAAAGACAGAGTCGAAGAAGCTAATCGAGAAGACGAAGGATTCTTAATTCGCAGTGGTATTGTAGTAGTTATCAAAAATGCTACGATCTCAGATAATACTGTTATTTAA
- a CDS encoding HepT-like ribonuclease domain-containing protein, whose translation MPFAYLPFAYLHQTQVIPSPSITHIKECIEKIESYTIEGKATFEKSSIIQDAVIRNFEIIGEATKRLSKELRDNNPEIKWREIAGFRDVLIHDYQLVNIHRVWLVIENNLPTLKQKVNDLLSDN comes from the coding sequence TTGCCTTTTGCCTACTTGCCTTTTGCCTACCTTCACCAAACTCAAGTTATACCCTCGCCAAGTATAACTCATATAAAAGAATGTATAGAAAAAATAGAATCTTATACTATTGAAGGAAAAGCAACCTTTGAGAAAAGTTCAATTATTCAAGATGCTGTCATTCGTAATTTTGAAATTATTGGAGAAGCAACGAAAAGATTATCAAAAGAATTAAGAGATAATAACCCAGAAATAAAGTGGCGAGAAATAGCTGGTTTTAGAGATGTTTTAATTCACGATTATCAGCTTGTAAATATACACAGAGTTTGGTTAGTAATTGAAAATAATTTACCCACTTTAAAACAAAAAGTTAATGATTTACTTTCTGATAATTAG
- a CDS encoding nucleotidyltransferase family protein — MNQSQIVIAKQQEIKAIALRYKAENIRVFGSVAKKNFHSDSDIDFLVKLPDECSLLELIEFKQSLEDLLGYSVDIVEENCLHSMIKKEILESAIRL, encoded by the coding sequence ATGAATCAATCGCAAATTGTTATAGCAAAACAACAAGAAATTAAAGCGATCGCTTTAAGATATAAAGCCGAAAATATTAGAGTTTTTGGTTCAGTAGCAAAGAAAAATTTTCATTCCGATAGTGATATAGATTTTTTAGTAAAATTACCCGATGAATGTAGTTTATTAGAGTTAATAGAATTTAAACAATCCTTAGAAGATTTATTAGGTTATTCAGTGGATATTGTAGAAGAAAATTGTCTTCACTCAATGATTAAAAAAGAAATATTAGAATCAGCCATAAGATTATGA
- the hemE gene encoding uroporphyrinogen decarboxylase translates to MSELPCLLRVARGEILDRPPVWMMRQAGRYMKVYRDLRDKHPGFRERSENPDLAIEISLQPWRAFQPDGVIMFSDILTPLPGMGIPFDIIESKGPIIDPPIRSLEQVEKLRPLDPEESLPFIKTILNTLRSEVGNKSTVLGFVGAPWTLAAYAIEGKSSKNYAVIKSMAFSEPDILHKFLGKVADSIATYVRYQIDCGAQVVQMFDSWAGELSPQDYETFALPYQKRVVEQVKATHPDTPLILYISGSAGVLERMGQSGVDIISVDWTVDMAEARQRLGSQMKVQGNIDPGVLFGSPEFIKQRIHDTVNKAGKGGHILNLGHGVLVGTPEENVRVFFETAKQVRY, encoded by the coding sequence ATGAGCGAATTGCCTTGTCTATTACGGGTTGCCCGTGGTGAAATCCTCGATCGTCCTCCAGTATGGATGATGCGTCAGGCTGGACGTTATATGAAAGTATATCGTGATTTAAGAGATAAACACCCCGGATTTAGGGAACGATCGGAAAATCCCGATTTAGCCATCGAAATCTCTCTCCAACCTTGGCGCGCGTTTCAACCGGATGGGGTAATTATGTTTTCTGATATTTTAACACCGTTACCCGGTATGGGTATTCCTTTTGATATTATCGAAAGTAAAGGCCCTATTATTGATCCTCCTATTCGTAGTTTAGAACAAGTGGAAAAATTACGTCCTCTTGATCCTGAAGAATCTTTACCTTTTATTAAAACTATTCTTAATACTTTACGATCGGAAGTTGGCAATAAATCAACGGTTTTAGGATTTGTGGGCGCACCTTGGACTTTAGCCGCCTATGCCATTGAGGGTAAAAGCTCGAAAAACTATGCTGTCATTAAAAGTATGGCATTTTCTGAACCTGATATTCTCCATAAATTCTTAGGTAAAGTAGCAGATTCGATCGCCACCTATGTGCGTTACCAGATTGATTGTGGTGCGCAAGTTGTCCAAATGTTCGATTCTTGGGCAGGAGAATTAAGCCCTCAAGATTATGAAACCTTCGCTTTACCCTATCAAAAACGAGTAGTAGAGCAAGTGAAAGCCACCCATCCCGATACCCCATTGATTTTATATATTAGTGGTAGTGCAGGGGTTTTAGAAAGAATGGGACAGTCTGGCGTGGATATTATCAGCGTTGATTGGACTGTGGATATGGCAGAAGCAAGACAAAGACTCGGATCACAAATGAAAGTGCAAGGCAACATCGATCCCGGGGTGTTATTTGGTTCACCCGAATTTATTAAACAAAGAATCCATGATACCGTGAATAAAGCCGGTAAAGGTGGACACATTTTAAATCTTGGTCATGGGGTATTAGTGGGTACACCCGAAGAAAATGTAAGGGTTTTCTTTGAAACCGCAAAACAAGTGAGATATTAA